The Kitasatospora sp. NBC_00374 genome has a segment encoding these proteins:
- the lysA gene encoding diaminopimelate decarboxylase, which yields MTTSPAPGAEEFPGVVDGPRIAQVAEEFGTPVWLYEADVIRAQAERLRRFDVIRFAQKACSNIHILRLMREQGVLVDSVSIGEVERALAAGYRPGDPDDPIVFTADLLDRPTLRRVVELGIPVNVGSPQMLEQLGRVAPGHPVWIRINPGFGHGHSRKTNTGGEQSKHGIWHEHLAESLDLVDRYRLDLVGFHMHIGSGVDYGHLEAVCETMVKQVRLASRDIRAISAGGGLSVPYAPGQPEVDTDRYFGLWDSARAEIAAELGHPVRLEIEPGRFLVAGAGLLATEVRAQKPVGSNHFVLVDAGFNDLMRPAMYGSSHRASVLAPGGEVRRDTLRDTVLAGPLCESGDVFTQAAGGEVEPVPLPRAEIGDLVVFHDTGAYGASMSSLYNSRPLLPEVLVDGGRTRLIRRRQSVADLLALETGLPE from the coding sequence ATGACGACTTCCCCCGCCCCCGGCGCCGAGGAATTCCCCGGCGTCGTCGACGGCCCCCGGATCGCCCAAGTCGCCGAGGAGTTCGGCACTCCCGTCTGGCTCTACGAGGCCGACGTGATCCGGGCACAGGCCGAACGGCTGCGGCGGTTCGACGTGATCCGCTTCGCCCAGAAGGCCTGCTCCAACATCCACATCCTGCGGCTGATGCGGGAGCAGGGCGTGCTGGTGGACTCGGTCTCGATCGGCGAGGTCGAGCGGGCGCTGGCGGCCGGCTACCGGCCGGGTGACCCGGACGACCCGATCGTCTTCACCGCCGACCTGCTGGACCGCCCGACCCTGCGCCGCGTGGTGGAGCTGGGCATCCCGGTCAACGTCGGTTCGCCGCAGATGCTGGAGCAGCTCGGCCGGGTGGCCCCGGGCCACCCGGTGTGGATCCGGATCAACCCCGGGTTCGGCCACGGCCACAGCCGCAAGACCAACACCGGCGGCGAACAGAGCAAGCACGGCATCTGGCACGAGCACCTGGCGGAGAGCCTCGACCTGGTCGACCGGTACCGGCTGGACCTGGTCGGCTTCCACATGCACATCGGCTCCGGGGTGGACTACGGCCACCTGGAGGCGGTCTGCGAGACCATGGTCAAGCAGGTCCGGCTGGCCAGCCGGGACATCCGGGCGATCTCCGCCGGCGGCGGCCTGTCCGTCCCGTACGCGCCCGGGCAGCCCGAGGTGGACACCGACCGCTACTTCGGGCTCTGGGACTCGGCCCGGGCGGAGATCGCCGCCGAACTCGGCCACCCGGTGCGCCTGGAGATCGAGCCGGGCCGCTTCCTGGTGGCCGGCGCGGGCCTGCTCGCGACCGAGGTACGGGCGCAGAAGCCGGTCGGCAGCAACCACTTCGTCCTGGTCGACGCGGGCTTCAACGACCTGATGCGGCCCGCCATGTACGGCAGCAGCCACCGGGCCTCGGTGCTGGCGCCGGGCGGCGAGGTCCGCCGGGACACGCTGCGGGACACCGTGCTGGCCGGGCCGCTGTGCGAGTCGGGCGACGTGTTCACCCAGGCCGCCGGCGGGGAGGTGGAGCCGGTGCCGCTGCCGCGCGCCGAGATCGGCGACCTGGTGGTGTTCCACGACACCGGGGCGTACGGGGCCAGCATGTCCTCGCTGTACAACTCCCGGCCGCTGCTGCCGGAGGTGCTGGTGGACGGTGGGCGGACCAGGCTGATCCGCCGCCGGCAGTCGGTCGCGGACCTGCTGGCACTGGAGACCGGCCTGCCGGAGTAG
- a CDS encoding ATP-binding protein has protein sequence MQVLQVQLAVQADPSEVGRARRWVRARLKGHGLDPDAQVAETLVLVVSELVTNAVVHTGCPAVLRLSMPVPGGPRAVGGGLGGGLGGGFDGAVVDGVGRGVPVRVEVADASLVAPAPRHAGGEATNGRGLELVELLCDRWGWYPDGSGKRVWCEIDPDARDHADCPGDPAAAALAL, from the coding sequence GTGCAGGTACTTCAGGTTCAGCTGGCGGTCCAGGCGGACCCGTCCGAGGTCGGCCGGGCCCGGCGGTGGGTACGGGCCCGGCTGAAGGGCCACGGACTGGACCCGGACGCGCAGGTCGCCGAGACGCTGGTGCTGGTGGTGTCGGAGCTGGTCACCAACGCGGTGGTGCACACCGGCTGCCCGGCCGTGCTGCGGCTGTCCATGCCGGTTCCGGGCGGTCCCCGCGCGGTCGGCGGAGGGCTCGGCGGGGGTCTCGGCGGAGGCTTCGACGGAGCGGTCGTCGACGGGGTGGGCCGGGGTGTCCCCGTCCGGGTCGAGGTGGCCGACGCCAGCCTGGTCGCCCCGGCTCCGCGGCATGCGGGCGGCGAGGCCACCAACGGGCGGGGGCTGGAGCTGGTCGAGCTGCTGTGCGACCGGTGGGGCTGGTATCCGGACGGCTCGGGCAAGCGGGTCTGGTGCGAGATCGACCCGGACGCCCGGGACCACGCCGACTGTCCCGGCGACCCGGCCGCCGCCGCTCTCGCGCTCTGA
- the purU gene encoding formyltetrahydrofolate deformylase, whose protein sequence is MEEQSAPAQYVLTLSCPDKQGIVHAVSSYLFMTGCNIIDSQQFGDGDSGLFFMRVHFSAEQPVTADKLRASFAAIGASFRMDWQIHDSTERMRVVLMVSKFGHCLNDLLFRTRIGALPVEIAAVVSNHTDFRELTESYGIPFHHLPVTKDTKAEAEQRLLDLVADQHVDLVVLARYMQVLSDRLCKELSGRVINIHHSFLPSFKGAKPYHQAHARGVKLIGATAHYVTADLDEGPIIEQEVARVTHDVTPDQLVALGRDVECQALARAVKWHSEHRVLLNGARTVVFG, encoded by the coding sequence GTGGAAGAGCAGTCCGCCCCCGCCCAGTACGTCCTCACGCTGTCCTGCCCGGACAAGCAGGGGATCGTCCACGCGGTGTCCAGCTACCTCTTCATGACCGGCTGCAACATCATCGACAGCCAGCAGTTCGGTGACGGCGACAGCGGGCTCTTCTTCATGCGGGTGCACTTCTCCGCCGAGCAGCCGGTGACCGCGGACAAGCTGCGGGCGAGCTTCGCGGCGATCGGCGCCTCGTTCCGGATGGACTGGCAGATCCACGACAGCACCGAGCGGATGCGGGTGGTGCTGATGGTGTCCAAGTTCGGCCACTGCCTGAACGACCTGCTGTTCCGGACCCGGATCGGCGCGCTGCCGGTGGAGATCGCCGCGGTGGTGTCCAACCACACCGACTTCCGCGAGCTCACCGAGTCGTACGGCATCCCGTTCCACCACCTGCCGGTCACCAAGGACACCAAGGCCGAGGCCGAGCAGCGGCTGCTCGACCTGGTCGCCGACCAGCACGTCGACCTGGTGGTGCTGGCCCGCTACATGCAGGTGCTCTCCGACCGGCTGTGCAAGGAGCTCTCCGGCCGGGTGATCAACATTCACCACTCCTTCCTGCCGAGCTTCAAGGGCGCCAAGCCGTACCACCAGGCGCACGCCCGGGGCGTGAAACTGATCGGCGCGACCGCGCACTACGTCACGGCCGACCTGGACGAGGGCCCGATCATCGAGCAGGAGGTGGCCCGGGTGACCCACGACGTGACGCCGGACCAGCTGGTGGCGCTCGGCCGTGACGTCGAGTGCCAGGCACTGGCCCGCGCGGTCAAGTGGCACAGCGAGCACCGGGTGCTGCTCAACGGTGCCCGTACCGTGGTCTTCGGCTGA
- a CDS encoding sigma-70 family RNA polymerase sigma factor: MSDRTPSWDEQIQWRLLRGEESALGELYDRFAPLVHGLAGRILDDQDAAEQLTREVFARLWQHPDAFDPARGSLRAWLGTLTQRRAVERLRSQRGDGPEVEARATAARVQYMVAALPEPLRETIAVGWYDGLGYPETARRLGITEQAAKHRMRLGLQLISSALAEQAGADLDGCPGPAR; the protein is encoded by the coding sequence ATGTCCGACCGCACCCCGAGCTGGGACGAGCAGATCCAGTGGCGGCTGCTGCGCGGCGAGGAGTCCGCGCTCGGCGAGCTCTACGACCGCTTCGCCCCGCTGGTGCACGGCCTGGCCGGGCGGATCCTGGACGACCAGGACGCCGCCGAGCAGCTCACCCGCGAGGTCTTCGCCCGGCTCTGGCAGCACCCGGACGCCTTCGATCCGGCCCGCGGCTCGCTGCGCGCCTGGCTCGGCACCCTGACCCAGCGCCGGGCGGTCGAACGCCTCCGCTCCCAGCGCGGCGACGGCCCGGAGGTCGAGGCCCGGGCCACCGCCGCCCGGGTCCAGTACATGGTCGCCGCCCTGCCGGAGCCGCTGCGCGAGACCATCGCGGTCGGCTGGTACGACGGGCTCGGCTACCCGGAGACGGCCCGCCGGCTCGGCATCACCGAGCAGGCCGCCAAGCACCGGATGCGGCTCGGCCTCCAGCTGATCTCCTCCGCGCTCGCCGAGCAGGCCGGCGCGGACCTCGACGGCTGCCCGGGGCCGGCCCGATGA
- a CDS encoding MFS transporter, producing MTAPELQDAPAAATPAPVPAGPGPAIWSTGFRLYFTARSASLLSDAMLPVAVSAGLLAAGRPIGTVGYAMAFLLAPFVSLVLVGGVLADRFTARRLMIAADLLNLTTRVLLALLFFRGVDQLWQLYALLSLAGTAAAMFQPGAASTVPLVARDVQGANGVLRISEAVTALVGPALAGVLAGAAATGWVMVIAAVAYGVSALCLLALRLGRVPAPPEGDSLWRNLVVGWHEFRSRSWMWGVIVIWLFFSVLSVGPLLPLAAGVVVPQHGPTVYGLLNCAFGAGTVLGGVAAIRIKPARPLAGGALTLTAFPAYQFALALDLPVPLLVMAQLLSGAGLTFWAVMWATSVQTQVPGEVLNRIHAYEVAGSVCMVPLGAALVGPAVEVFGERELLAAGGTITLLVVAALLLSPPIRGLRRVTAPPVARS from the coding sequence GTGACCGCACCCGAACTGCAGGACGCCCCCGCCGCCGCCACCCCCGCCCCCGTCCCCGCCGGACCCGGACCCGCCATCTGGTCCACCGGATTCCGGCTCTACTTCACCGCCCGCAGCGCCAGCCTGCTCTCCGACGCCATGCTCCCGGTCGCGGTCTCGGCCGGGCTGCTCGCGGCCGGTCGGCCGATCGGCACGGTCGGCTACGCGATGGCCTTCCTGCTGGCCCCGTTCGTCAGCCTGGTCCTGGTCGGCGGCGTCCTGGCGGACCGGTTCACCGCGCGCCGGCTCATGATCGCCGCGGACCTGCTCAACCTGACCACCCGGGTCCTGCTCGCCCTGCTGTTCTTCCGCGGCGTCGACCAGCTGTGGCAGCTCTACGCACTCCTCTCGCTGGCCGGCACCGCCGCCGCGATGTTCCAGCCCGGCGCGGCCTCCACCGTCCCGCTGGTCGCCCGGGACGTCCAGGGCGCCAACGGCGTGCTGCGGATCTCCGAGGCGGTCACCGCCCTGGTCGGCCCCGCCCTCGCGGGCGTCCTGGCCGGCGCCGCCGCCACCGGCTGGGTGATGGTGATCGCCGCCGTCGCCTACGGGGTCAGCGCGCTGTGCCTGCTCGCGCTGCGGCTCGGCCGGGTGCCCGCCCCGCCCGAGGGCGACAGCCTCTGGCGCAACCTGGTCGTCGGCTGGCACGAGTTCAGGTCCCGCAGCTGGATGTGGGGCGTCATCGTGATCTGGCTGTTCTTCAGCGTCCTGTCGGTCGGCCCGCTGCTGCCGCTGGCCGCCGGCGTGGTGGTGCCGCAGCACGGCCCGACCGTCTACGGCCTGCTCAACTGCGCCTTCGGTGCGGGCACCGTACTCGGCGGCGTGGCGGCGATCCGGATCAAGCCCGCCCGCCCGCTGGCCGGCGGGGCCCTGACCCTGACCGCCTTCCCCGCCTACCAGTTCGCGCTGGCGCTGGACCTCCCGGTGCCACTGCTGGTCATGGCCCAGCTGCTCTCCGGGGCGGGCCTGACGTTCTGGGCCGTCATGTGGGCGACCAGCGTGCAGACCCAGGTGCCCGGCGAGGTGCTGAACCGGATCCACGCGTACGAGGTCGCCGGCTCGGTCTGCATGGTCCCGCTCGGCGCCGCCCTGGTCGGCCCGGCGGTCGAGGTCTTCGGCGAACGCGAGTTGCTGGCCGCCGGAGGCACAATCACCCTGCTGGTGGTCGCCGCCCTGCTGCTCTCCCCGCCGATCCGGGGTCTGCGCCGGGTGACCGCCCCTCCGGTGGCCCGATCCTGA
- a CDS encoding bifunctional DNA primase/polymerase, producing the protein MEDTPGAPEQGLPPLLIEAVSYAEDRHWEVVPGTWLIDGDGPAHCSCGERCELPGAHPVGEDWRRRASAGPGVVRRWWTENPNASILLPTGRSFDVLDVPEVAGCLALARMERMGLQLGPVVAVPASAGQVGRRLHFLVLPGVQAKLPEMLRTLGWGSGRLDLSARGEGDWIVAPPSRVGPYSFAQWARPPSALNRWLPDAAELINPLAYACGREAPAAARSARHQPAAVR; encoded by the coding sequence GTGGAAGACACCCCAGGAGCCCCTGAGCAGGGCCTGCCCCCGCTCCTCATCGAAGCCGTCAGTTACGCGGAGGACCGCCACTGGGAGGTCGTCCCGGGCACATGGCTGATCGACGGCGACGGCCCGGCCCACTGCTCGTGCGGCGAACGGTGCGAGCTGCCCGGTGCCCACCCGGTCGGGGAGGACTGGCGCCGCCGGGCCAGCGCCGGCCCCGGTGTGGTGCGCCGCTGGTGGACCGAGAACCCGAACGCGTCGATCCTGCTGCCCACCGGGCGCTCCTTCGACGTCCTGGACGTCCCGGAGGTGGCCGGCTGCCTGGCGCTGGCCCGGATGGAGCGGATGGGTCTCCAGCTCGGCCCGGTGGTGGCCGTGCCGGCCTCGGCGGGGCAGGTCGGGCGGCGACTGCACTTCCTGGTGCTGCCCGGGGTGCAGGCCAAGCTCCCGGAGATGCTGCGCACGCTCGGCTGGGGTTCGGGGCGGCTCGACCTGTCCGCCCGCGGCGAGGGCGACTGGATCGTCGCACCGCCGTCCCGGGTCGGACCGTACAGCTTCGCCCAGTGGGCCCGGCCGCCGTCCGCGCTCAACCGCTGGCTGCCGGACGCCGCCGAACTGATCAACCCGCTGGCCTACGCCTGCGGCCGGGAGGCCCCCGCCGCCGCCCGCTCCGCGCGGCACCAGCCCGCGGCGGTGCGCTGA
- a CDS encoding transcriptional regulator, whose amino-acid sequence MAARALVAREPNERLQQLIQEAGCSNAGLARRVNLCGAEHGLDLRYDKTSVARWLRGQQPRGQAPAVIAEALGRKLGRGVTVEEIGMADGKNLSSAVGLQFAANLPAALEQVCELWRSDVGRRDFLAGAAVAASALVEPSRDWLITPPDPVVARTGGTRVGLADVAAIRATTQMLVDLDHRFGSGHVRPVVVHYLNSVVSGFLGGAYREETGRQLFGAVARLTELAGYMAVDTAQPGLAQRYYIQALRLAQAADDRGYGGYVLAASMSHLAATLGNPREIAQLARAAQEGARSVATPTAMAMFYAAEARGHALLGDTAACEAVAAKALAAMERRNPEDDPDWIAHFDEAYLADELAHCHRDLQQGEKAEHYARTALELHPAHRVRRRAVDLVLLATAQLQQRDLERACQTGAEAVRLLSGLRSNRGVEYLDDFRSRLEPYRAHRAVREFHARTEGEAA is encoded by the coding sequence ATGGCCGCGAGAGCACTCGTCGCACGAGAGCCCAACGAGCGTCTGCAGCAGCTCATCCAGGAAGCGGGCTGCTCCAACGCGGGCCTCGCCCGCCGGGTGAACCTGTGCGGCGCCGAGCACGGACTTGATCTGAGGTACGACAAGACCTCGGTCGCCCGGTGGCTGCGCGGTCAGCAGCCGCGCGGCCAGGCACCGGCGGTGATCGCCGAGGCGCTCGGCCGCAAACTCGGCCGCGGCGTCACGGTCGAGGAGATCGGGATGGCCGACGGAAAGAACCTCAGCTCCGCCGTGGGCCTGCAGTTCGCCGCCAACCTGCCGGCCGCGCTGGAGCAGGTGTGCGAGCTGTGGCGCAGCGACGTCGGCCGCCGGGACTTCCTGGCCGGGGCCGCGGTGGCGGCCTCCGCCCTGGTCGAGCCCAGCCGGGACTGGCTGATCACCCCGCCCGACCCGGTGGTGGCCCGCACCGGCGGCACCCGGGTCGGCCTGGCCGACGTGGCGGCGATCAGGGCCACCACGCAGATGCTGGTGGACCTGGACCACCGGTTCGGCAGCGGGCACGTGCGCCCCGTGGTGGTGCACTACCTCAACAGCGTGGTCTCCGGGTTCCTCGGCGGCGCCTACCGCGAGGAGACCGGGCGCCAGCTCTTCGGGGCCGTCGCGCGGCTCACCGAGCTGGCCGGGTACATGGCCGTGGACACCGCCCAGCCCGGCCTGGCGCAGCGGTACTACATCCAGGCGCTCCGGCTCGCCCAGGCCGCCGACGACCGCGGATACGGCGGCTATGTGCTGGCCGCCTCGATGAGTCACCTCGCGGCCACTCTCGGCAACCCGCGGGAGATCGCCCAACTCGCCCGCGCCGCGCAGGAGGGCGCCCGCTCGGTGGCCACCCCCACCGCGATGGCGATGTTCTACGCCGCCGAGGCGCGCGGGCACGCCCTGCTCGGCGACACCGCGGCCTGCGAGGCGGTGGCGGCCAAGGCCCTGGCCGCCATGGAGCGTCGCAACCCCGAGGACGACCCGGACTGGATCGCCCACTTCGACGAGGCCTACCTCGCCGACGAGTTGGCGCACTGTCACCGGGACCTCCAGCAGGGCGAGAAGGCGGAGCACTACGCCCGCACGGCGCTCGAACTGCACCCCGCGCACCGGGTCCGCCGGCGCGCCGTCGACCTGGTGCTGCTGGCCACCGCCCAGCTCCAGCAGCGCGATCTGGAGCGCGCCTGCCAGACCGGGGCGGAGGCGGTCCGGCTGCTGAGCGGGCTGCGGTCGAACCGGGGGGTGGAGTACCTGGACGACTTCCGCAGCCGGCTGGAGCCGTACCGGGCGCACCGGGCGGTCCGCGAGTTCCACGCCAGGACGGAGGGAGAGGCGGCCTGA
- a CDS encoding metal-dependent transcriptional regulator → MSGLIDTTEMYLRTILELEEEGITPMRARIAERLEQSGPTVSQTVGRMERDGLLQVAGDRHLELTSEGRRLAVRVMRKHRIAECLLVDVIGLEWEQVHEEACRWEHVMSETVERKVLAMLGHPTQSPYGNPIPGLDELGDAKAEGEGFDAALTTLEALTVGEQATTVVVRRIGEPIQTDGELMLTLRRAGVRPGAVVQVTAGLGGVLVGSGDNAVELPKEIAGHVFVAES, encoded by the coding sequence ATGTCTGGTCTGATCGACACCACTGAGATGTACCTCCGCACCATTCTGGAGCTGGAGGAAGAAGGCATCACCCCGATGCGCGCCCGGATCGCCGAGCGGCTGGAGCAGAGCGGCCCCACGGTCAGCCAGACCGTCGGGCGGATGGAGCGCGACGGCCTGCTGCAGGTCGCGGGCGACCGCCATCTGGAGCTGACGTCCGAGGGCCGCAGACTCGCCGTCCGGGTCATGCGCAAGCACCGGATCGCCGAGTGTCTGCTGGTCGACGTGATCGGCCTGGAGTGGGAGCAGGTGCACGAGGAGGCCTGCCGCTGGGAGCACGTGATGAGCGAGACGGTCGAGCGCAAGGTGCTCGCCATGCTCGGCCACCCCACCCAGTCCCCGTACGGCAACCCGATCCCGGGCCTGGACGAGCTGGGCGACGCCAAGGCGGAGGGCGAGGGCTTCGACGCCGCGCTGACCACCCTGGAGGCGCTGACGGTCGGCGAGCAGGCCACCACGGTGGTGGTCCGCCGGATCGGCGAGCCGATCCAGACCGACGGCGAGCTCATGCTGACGCTGCGCCGGGCCGGGGTGCGCCCCGGGGCGGTCGTCCAGGTGACGGCCGGGCTCGGCGGGGTACTGGTCGGCAGCGGCGACAACGCGGTGGAGCTGCCGAAGGAGATCGCCGGGCACGTGTTCGTGGCCGAGAGCTGA
- a CDS encoding zf-HC2 domain-containing protein — translation MTGTEPGRVPDGPAHEELRSLLGAWALDACPRREAAELSRHLERCPDCAAEAGRLREAAHWLSPDDSLDPADGLRRQVLDWCLAKRPAELPVPPWAAPYAAETAKLDALLRDLGPGEWQEVAELPWHGGTQRWRPAQVLCHLAAVDGYLSPALDLPDPVPGTDPAPRVPAQGAPVHLPVAGRPDDVLARTRRLIEDQRGNPPAAVQTLWRRQSHALLRAAGLGADGGTPVDYGFAVPPLADAFLDRAFECWIHGDDLARAVHYPYPPPAPQHLRQLVDLAARMLPRLLTALPGTSPGAGRLLRLVIDGPAAGEWRIPLDGADDGTPPTAEMVLDGLEFCYLAAAHRDPDRLPVGRQGDRAAIRQVLHAVPLLSRP, via the coding sequence ATGACCGGGACGGAGCCGGGCCGGGTGCCCGACGGGCCGGCGCACGAGGAACTCCGCTCGCTGCTGGGCGCCTGGGCCCTGGACGCCTGCCCGCGGCGGGAGGCCGCCGAGCTGAGCCGCCATCTGGAGCGCTGCCCCGACTGCGCGGCCGAGGCCGGCCGGCTGCGCGAGGCCGCGCACTGGCTGTCCCCCGACGACTCGCTCGACCCGGCCGACGGACTGCGCCGGCAGGTGCTCGACTGGTGCCTGGCGAAGCGGCCGGCCGAGCTCCCGGTGCCGCCGTGGGCCGCGCCGTACGCCGCCGAGACCGCCAAACTGGACGCCCTGCTCCGCGACCTCGGGCCCGGCGAGTGGCAGGAGGTCGCCGAACTGCCCTGGCACGGCGGGACGCAACGCTGGCGGCCGGCCCAGGTGCTCTGCCACCTCGCGGCCGTCGACGGCTACCTCTCCCCCGCGCTCGACCTGCCGGACCCGGTCCCCGGCACGGACCCGGCGCCGCGGGTCCCCGCCCAGGGCGCGCCGGTACACCTCCCGGTAGCGGGCCGTCCCGACGACGTCCTGGCCCGTACCCGCCGGCTGATCGAGGACCAGCGCGGCAACCCGCCCGCCGCGGTGCAGACCCTGTGGCGGCGGCAGAGCCACGCCCTGCTCCGGGCCGCGGGACTCGGTGCCGACGGCGGCACACCGGTCGACTACGGCTTCGCCGTGCCGCCGCTCGCCGACGCCTTCCTGGACCGCGCCTTCGAGTGCTGGATCCACGGCGACGACCTCGCCCGGGCGGTGCACTACCCGTACCCCCCGCCCGCCCCGCAGCACCTGCGGCAACTCGTCGACCTGGCCGCCCGGATGCTGCCGCGGCTGCTGACCGCCCTGCCCGGGACCTCCCCCGGCGCCGGCCGGCTGCTCCGGCTGGTGATCGACGGCCCGGCCGCCGGCGAGTGGCGGATCCCGCTCGACGGAGCCGACGACGGCACCCCGCCGACGGCCGAAATGGTGCTGGACGGCCTGGAGTTCTGCTACCTCGCCGCCGCCCACCGGGATCCGGACCGCCTCCCGGTCGGGCGGCAGGGCGACCGCGCGGCGATCCGGCAGGTGCTGCACGCCGTCCCGCTGCTCTCCCGCCCCTGA
- a CDS encoding ABC transporter substrate-binding protein has protein sequence MTRTGSADRPRPTDDRPPATATDCPGRRRTAGALAAAAALLPVLLTVSACGGPADAAAAGRSELTVMTWAPSGTGSTDRPGMTALAEAIGREINAKGGLDGRRLRVLTCNEQNTADGVAACAQQAIDAHVAAVIGSYSQYGTDFMPALERAGIPYLGGYGISSPEFSSPLSYPVAGGSPALIAGSGRQLVEAGCKTVALIRPDTRAGDTLVNYLNGALKPAGVKLTDVPAPEKSNNYSDYARRAIGDDRAGNCVISALGSEPTSNLLDPYRRLAPKHTQLASVIGSFQQSVVDSTGGDAGPLRGAFATGWYPAESSKVWDALRYTARSYGTGDAMIDVADPGVQTTWVAYEVFRQAAGRADHGKPLSSRTLRAVLDSGEPIETGGATPPLSWGLTNMLPSADSPRLVNTSVTFQQVQGGRLVEQRTGFVDVRWVLAGGKPPA, from the coding sequence ATGACGCGGACCGGATCAGCCGACCGCCCACGACCTACCGACGACCGGCCCCCGGCCACCGCCACGGACTGTCCCGGACGCCGCCGGACAGCCGGCGCACTGGCCGCGGCCGCCGCACTGCTCCCCGTCCTGCTCACCGTCTCGGCCTGCGGAGGCCCGGCCGACGCCGCCGCGGCGGGCCGCTCCGAGCTGACCGTGATGACCTGGGCGCCGTCCGGCACCGGTTCCACCGACCGGCCGGGCATGACCGCGCTCGCCGAGGCGATCGGCCGCGAGATCAACGCCAAGGGCGGCCTGGACGGCCGCAGGCTGCGGGTGCTCACCTGCAACGAGCAGAACACCGCCGACGGCGTCGCGGCCTGCGCCCAGCAGGCGATCGACGCCCACGTGGCCGCGGTGATCGGCTCGTACAGCCAGTACGGCACCGACTTCATGCCCGCACTGGAGCGGGCCGGCATCCCCTACCTGGGCGGCTACGGGATCTCCTCGCCCGAGTTCAGCAGCCCGCTGTCGTACCCGGTGGCCGGCGGCAGTCCCGCCCTGATCGCCGGCAGCGGACGGCAGCTGGTCGAGGCCGGCTGCAAGACCGTGGCACTGATCCGCCCGGACACCCGGGCCGGCGACACCCTGGTCAACTACCTGAACGGCGCTCTGAAGCCGGCCGGCGTCAAGCTGACCGACGTGCCCGCGCCGGAGAAGTCCAACAACTACAGCGACTACGCCCGCCGGGCCATCGGCGACGACCGGGCCGGCAACTGCGTGATCAGCGCACTCGGCTCCGAGCCGACCTCCAACCTGCTCGACCCGTACCGGCGCCTGGCTCCCAAGCACACCCAGCTGGCCTCGGTGATCGGCAGTTTCCAGCAGTCGGTGGTCGACTCCACCGGCGGCGACGCCGGCCCGCTGCGCGGCGCCTTCGCGACCGGCTGGTACCCGGCCGAGTCCTCGAAGGTGTGGGACGCACTGCGCTACACCGCCCGCAGCTACGGCACCGGGGACGCGATGATCGACGTCGCCGACCCCGGGGTGCAGACCACCTGGGTCGCCTACGAGGTCTTCCGGCAGGCCGCCGGGCGAGCCGACCACGGCAAGCCGCTGAGCTCCCGGACGCTGCGGGCCGTGCTCGACAGCGGCGAGCCGATCGAGACCGGCGGCGCCACCCCGCCGCTCAGCTGGGGCCTGACCAACATGCTCCCGAGCGCCGACTCGCCGCGGCTGGTGAACACCTCGGTGACCTTCCAGCAGGTCCAGGGCGGCCGGCTGGTCGAGCAGCGGACCGGCTTCGTCGACGTCCGCTGGGTGCTGGCGGGAGGCAAGCCCCCGGCGTGA